One Oscillospiraceae bacterium genomic region harbors:
- a CDS encoding 3D domain-containing protein, translated as MPLSVKTKEHFRRRMALAGPKWGALMGGAVALAGVIMFTTSALHFVTVTDTHGGNTRILTVNQTEAAVLAQAGVAPLGENDRIVTSETPDGELMQVLRAYTVPVTADGQTQEIITTGATTRDLLTQAGLTYTEEDYLTPAADETVPEGGSVTLQRVSYVEYTEDETVPSEVEEIPTSLYYRKQDKVQVVQQGTDGLDTVTYRETWVDGQQVDTEEIGRETQIGMIPTIQKVYGEQASVSSFVGPEVEDGVPVEGVAAVYTSQRATAYSASGSAKGASGRRLTYGTVAINPSIIPYGSLMYITSDDGKFVYGYAYAADTGTAMMTGHAFIDLYYETYDESVDNAVIPVTIYVLDDETAAKYKEQNDAILEADTTVGR; from the coding sequence ATGCCTTTATCCGTAAAAACAAAAGAGCATTTCCGACGCCGCATGGCACTGGCTGGCCCTAAGTGGGGCGCACTGATGGGCGGCGCGGTGGCACTGGCGGGCGTGATCATGTTCACGACCTCTGCCCTGCATTTTGTCACCGTTACCGACACCCACGGCGGCAACACCCGCATCCTGACGGTCAACCAGACCGAGGCCGCTGTGCTGGCCCAGGCGGGCGTGGCCCCGCTGGGGGAAAACGACCGCATCGTCACCTCGGAGACACCGGACGGCGAGCTGATGCAGGTGCTGCGGGCCTACACTGTGCCGGTCACCGCGGACGGCCAGACCCAGGAGATCATCACTACCGGCGCGACCACCCGCGACCTGCTGACCCAGGCGGGCCTGACCTACACCGAGGAGGACTATCTGACCCCCGCCGCCGATGAGACCGTCCCCGAGGGCGGCAGCGTCACCCTGCAGCGCGTCAGCTACGTGGAGTACACCGAGGACGAGACCGTCCCCAGCGAGGTGGAGGAGATCCCCACCAGCCTGTATTACCGCAAACAGGACAAAGTGCAGGTGGTCCAGCAGGGGACAGATGGCCTGGACACTGTAACCTACCGCGAGACCTGGGTGGACGGCCAGCAGGTCGACACCGAGGAGATCGGCCGCGAGACCCAGATCGGCATGATCCCCACCATCCAGAAAGTCTATGGAGAACAGGCGTCTGTCTCCAGCTTCGTGGGCCCTGAGGTCGAGGATGGCGTGCCCGTGGAAGGTGTCGCTGCCGTCTACACCAGCCAGCGCGCCACGGCCTACTCGGCCAGTGGCAGTGCCAAGGGGGCCAGCGGCCGCCGCCTGACCTACGGCACTGTGGCCATCAACCCCAGCATCATTCCGTATGGTTCCCTGATGTACATCACCAGCGACGATGGAAAATTCGTCTATGGCTATGCCTACGCTGCGGATACCGGCACGGCTATGATGACCGGCCATGCGTTCATCGATCTGTACTATGAGACCTATGATGAGTCGGTGGATAACGCTGTCATCCCGGTGACGATCTATGTGCTGGACGACGAGACCGCCGCAAAGTACAAAGAACAAAATGATGCAATTTTGGAAGCCGATACCACGGTTGGCCGATAA
- a CDS encoding enoyl-CoA hydratase-related protein: MSFVTTEIQDAVAVLTIDRPKALNALNPEVLADLKAAFEAIDQNTVRCVVLTGAGDKSFVAGADIGSMSTMTKAEGEAFGKLGNDVFLMIEHFPLPVIAAVNGFALGGGNELAMSCDIRLCSDNAVFGQPEVGLGITPGFGGTQRLARLVGMGMAKQLVYSALNIKADEALRIGLVNAVYTQEELVPAALKLAGKIAKNAPIAVRNCKKAINDGISLPIEKAVEVEEKLFGDCFETHDQVEGMGCFLSREKPKPKPVFTNN, translated from the coding sequence ATGTCCTTTGTTACTACCGAGATCCAGGACGCCGTTGCCGTCCTGACAATCGACCGCCCGAAAGCCCTCAACGCTCTGAACCCCGAGGTTCTTGCTGACCTGAAGGCTGCCTTCGAGGCCATCGATCAGAACACCGTCCGCTGTGTCGTCCTGACCGGCGCCGGTGACAAGAGCTTCGTTGCGGGCGCTGACATCGGCTCGATGTCCACCATGACCAAGGCCGAGGGCGAGGCTTTCGGCAAGCTGGGCAACGATGTCTTCCTGATGATCGAGCACTTCCCGCTGCCGGTCATCGCTGCCGTCAACGGCTTTGCCCTGGGCGGCGGTAATGAGCTGGCCATGAGCTGCGACATCCGTCTCTGCTCCGACAATGCCGTCTTCGGTCAGCCCGAAGTAGGCCTGGGCATCACGCCGGGCTTCGGCGGTACCCAGCGCCTGGCCCGTCTGGTCGGTATGGGCATGGCCAAGCAGCTGGTCTACTCTGCCCTGAACATCAAGGCAGACGAGGCCCTGCGCATCGGCCTGGTCAACGCCGTGTACACCCAGGAAGAGCTGGTGCCTGCCGCCCTCAAGCTGGCTGGCAAGATCGCTAAGAATGCCCCCATTGCCGTGCGCAACTGCAAGAAGGCTATTAACGACGGCATCAGCCTGCCCATCGAGAAGGCTGTTGAGGTCGAGGAGAAGCTCTTCGGCGATTGCTTCGAGACCCACGATCAGGTCGAGGGTATGGGCTGCTTCCTGAGCCGCGAGAAGCCGAAGCCGAAACCGGTCTTCACCAACAACTGA
- a CDS encoding acetyl-CoA C-acetyltransferase, with protein MKKIVIASACRTAIGKFGGTLANVPAAELGSIVIKEALNRANVKPEQVDHVYMGCVIQAGLGQNVARQASLKAGLPIETPAVTVNVVCGSGLNCVNMAAQMIEAGDADIVVAGGMENMDMAPFAMMKGRYGYRMGSPMGKSELVDTMVNDALWDATGYNMHMGMTAENVCTNETYQKKYGYNPITREELDAFSYRSQEKAAKAIADGAFKDEIVPVVIKGKKGDTVFDTDEGPRLSSMEVLAKLKPCFKKDGIVTAANSSAINDGAAALVIMSEEKAKELGVEPLATWVAGALAGVEPEVMGLGPIAATKKVMAKTGLTVDDMDLIEANEAFAAQSVAVGQALHFDQEKLNVNGGAIALGHPVGASGARILVTLLYAMKHRGAHKGLATLCIGGGMGCATIVEM; from the coding sequence ATGAAAAAGATCGTCATCGCCAGCGCATGCCGTACTGCCATTGGCAAGTTCGGCGGCACCCTCGCCAATGTCCCCGCTGCTGAGCTGGGCTCCATCGTCATCAAAGAGGCTCTGAACCGCGCCAATGTCAAGCCGGAGCAGGTCGACCATGTTTACATGGGCTGCGTCATCCAGGCTGGCCTGGGCCAGAACGTTGCTCGTCAGGCTTCTCTGAAGGCCGGCCTGCCTATCGAGACCCCCGCCGTCACCGTCAACGTCGTCTGCGGCTCTGGTCTGAACTGCGTCAACATGGCTGCCCAGATGATCGAGGCCGGCGATGCCGACATCGTCGTTGCAGGCGGTATGGAGAACATGGACATGGCTCCCTTCGCTATGATGAAGGGCCGCTACGGCTACCGCATGGGTTCCCCCATGGGCAAGAGCGAGCTGGTTGACACCATGGTCAACGATGCTCTGTGGGATGCTACCGGCTACAACATGCACATGGGCATGACCGCCGAGAACGTCTGCACCAACGAGACCTACCAGAAGAAGTACGGCTACAACCCCATCACCCGTGAGGAGCTGGATGCCTTCTCCTATCGTTCTCAGGAAAAGGCTGCCAAGGCTATTGCCGACGGTGCTTTCAAGGATGAGATCGTCCCCGTTGTCATCAAGGGCAAGAAGGGCGACACCGTGTTTGATACCGATGAAGGTCCTCGCCTGAGCTCCATGGAAGTTCTGGCTAAGCTGAAGCCCTGCTTCAAGAAGGACGGCATCGTCACCGCTGCTAACTCCTCCGCCATCAACGACGGCGCTGCTGCTCTGGTCATCATGAGCGAGGAGAAAGCCAAGGAGCTGGGCGTTGAGCCTCTGGCCACCTGGGTTGCCGGTGCTCTGGCTGGTGTTGAGCCCGAGGTCATGGGTCTGGGCCCCATCGCCGCCACCAAGAAGGTCATGGCCAAGACCGGCCTGACCGTCGACGACATGGATCTGATCGAGGCCAACGAGGCTTTCGCTGCTCAGTCTGTGGCTGTTGGCCAGGCTCTGCACTTCGACCAGGAGAAGCTGAACGTCAACGGCGGCGCTATCGCTCTGGGCCATCCCGTTGGTGCTTCCGGTGCCCGTATCCTCGTCACCCTGCTGTACGCCATGAAGCATCGCGGCGCTCATAAGGGCCTGGCTACCCTGTGCATCGGCGGCGGCATGGGCTGCGCCACCATCGTTGAAATGTAA
- the coaD gene encoding pantetheine-phosphate adenylyltransferase, translating into MPIAMYPGSFDPVTRGHLDIIKRSSRMFDKVIVAVLVNSAKQPLFTVEERVAMLRECCKDIPNVEVDSFNGLTVSFAKQKHATVMVRGLRAVTDFENEIQLAHTNFAMAPGIETVFLATAIKWSYLSSTIVREAAHYGQDVSKFVPSNVETALIAKREAGEL; encoded by the coding sequence ATGCCCATTGCCATGTATCCCGGCAGTTTCGATCCCGTCACCCGCGGGCATCTGGATATTATCAAGCGCTCCAGCCGTATGTTCGACAAGGTCATCGTTGCGGTGCTGGTCAACAGTGCCAAACAGCCCTTGTTTACGGTCGAGGAGCGCGTTGCCATGCTACGGGAATGCTGCAAGGACATCCCCAACGTAGAAGTGGATTCCTTCAACGGCCTGACCGTCAGCTTCGCCAAACAGAAACACGCCACCGTCATGGTGCGCGGCCTGCGCGCGGTGACCGACTTTGAAAACGAGATCCAGCTGGCCCACACCAACTTCGCCATGGCGCCCGGCATCGAAACGGTCTTCCTGGCAACGGCCATCAAGTGGAGCTACCTTTCCTCCACCATCGTGCGGGAGGCAGCCCACTACGGCCAGGATGTTTCCAAGTTCGTGCCGTCCAACGTCGAGACCGCCCTCATCGCCAAGCGCGAAGCAGGGGAGCTTTAA
- the ptb gene encoding phosphate butyryltransferase yields the protein MNFEDLIAKVKTCGKQKLAVAAAEDDAVLEAVDAAHKQGIADAILVGDEAAIRKIAGELNIDLSDYEIINEPDKVQASLKAVKLAHDGVANMYMKGLLDTKTFLKSVLDKEVGLRTGHTLSHVAVFEVKGIEQLLFLTDVAFMTYPTLEDKVHIIENTVAVAHACGVECPKVAPLAAVEVVNPKMPCTVDADELRKMNAEGKITGCVVDGPLSMDIAIDPEAAHHKGAQDRPAAGHADILLFPDIQAGNLVYKTLVHTADCKNGCILTGTKVPAILTSRSDSFQTKVNSIALAAVVAAGLAE from the coding sequence ATGAATTTTGAGGACCTGATCGCTAAAGTAAAGACCTGCGGCAAGCAGAAGCTGGCCGTTGCCGCCGCCGAGGACGATGCCGTTCTGGAGGCCGTAGACGCTGCCCATAAACAGGGCATTGCCGATGCCATCCTGGTGGGCGATGAAGCCGCCATCCGCAAGATCGCCGGTGAGCTGAACATCGACCTGTCCGACTACGAAATCATCAACGAGCCCGACAAGGTCCAGGCTTCGCTGAAGGCCGTCAAGCTGGCCCACGACGGTGTGGCCAACATGTACATGAAGGGCCTGCTGGACACCAAGACCTTCCTGAAGAGCGTGCTGGATAAGGAAGTCGGCCTGCGCACCGGCCACACCCTGTCCCATGTCGCCGTGTTCGAGGTCAAGGGCATTGAGCAGCTGCTGTTCCTGACCGACGTTGCCTTTATGACCTATCCCACCCTGGAAGATAAAGTACATATCATCGAGAACACCGTCGCCGTGGCCCATGCCTGCGGCGTCGAGTGCCCGAAGGTCGCTCCCCTGGCCGCCGTTGAGGTCGTCAACCCCAAGATGCCCTGCACCGTGGATGCCGACGAGCTGCGCAAGATGAACGCCGAGGGCAAGATCACCGGCTGCGTCGTCGACGGCCCCCTGTCCATGGACATCGCCATCGATCCCGAAGCCGCCCACCACAAGGGTGCCCAGGACCGCCCGGCTGCCGGCCATGCCGACATCCTGCTGTTCCCCGACATCCAGGCCGGCAACCTCGTCTACAAGACGCTGGTCCACACCGCCGATTGCAAGAACGGCTGCATCCTGACCGGCACCAAGGTGCCCGCCATCCTGACCAGCCGCTCTGACTCCTTCCAGACGAAGGTCAACTCCATCGCCCTGGCCGCCGTTGTGGCCGCCGGCTTGGCTGAATAA
- the buk gene encoding butyrate kinase, which translates to MSIKTLVINPGSTSTKVGVFEDETLLFEETLRHPTEEIAKYASVIDQKDFRKAIILDFLKEKNCAPESLNVIVGRGGLLKPIPGGTYPVSDALLADLKAGVQGQHASNLGGILAREIGDSLGIPSYIVDPVVVDELTNKARISGMPELPRRSIFHALNQKAVARRFAKENGKRYEDLNLIVIHMGGGVSVGAHNHGKVVDVNNILDGEGCFSPERSGTVPVGDLVKMCFSGKYTQQEVYKKICGNGGFNGYLHTNDARTVGKMADEGNAEAKLVWDAFFYQIAKDAGAMAAVLHGQVDQIILTGGIAYNPNTEKYLKEYLGFIAPITVYPGEDELLALCQGALRVMTGEEKPMAY; encoded by the coding sequence ATGTCTATTAAAACGCTGGTCATCAACCCGGGTTCTACCTCGACCAAGGTTGGTGTTTTTGAGGACGAGACCCTGCTGTTTGAGGAAACCCTGCGCCATCCCACGGAGGAGATCGCCAAGTACGCCAGTGTCATCGACCAGAAGGATTTCCGCAAGGCCATCATCCTGGACTTTTTGAAAGAGAAGAACTGCGCCCCCGAGAGCCTGAACGTCATCGTCGGCCGCGGCGGCCTGCTCAAGCCCATCCCCGGCGGCACCTACCCCGTCAGCGACGCTCTGCTGGCTGACCTGAAGGCCGGTGTCCAGGGCCAGCACGCTTCCAACCTGGGCGGCATCCTGGCCCGCGAGATCGGCGACAGCCTGGGCATCCCCAGCTACATCGTTGACCCCGTCGTTGTCGACGAGCTGACCAACAAGGCCCGCATCTCCGGCATGCCGGAACTGCCCCGCCGCTCCATCTTCCACGCCCTGAACCAGAAGGCCGTGGCCCGCCGCTTTGCCAAGGAGAACGGCAAGCGCTACGAGGATCTGAACCTTATCGTCATCCACATGGGCGGCGGCGTTTCTGTCGGTGCCCACAACCACGGCAAGGTCGTCGATGTCAACAACATTCTGGACGGCGAAGGCTGCTTCAGCCCCGAGCGCAGCGGCACCGTACCCGTTGGCGACCTGGTCAAGATGTGCTTCAGCGGCAAGTACACCCAGCAGGAAGTTTACAAGAAGATCTGTGGCAACGGCGGTTTCAACGGTTACCTGCACACCAACGATGCCCGTACCGTGGGCAAGATGGCCGACGAAGGCAACGCCGAGGCCAAGCTGGTCTGGGATGCCTTCTTCTACCAGATCGCCAAGGACGCCGGCGCTATGGCCGCTGTCCTGCATGGCCAGGTCGATCAGATCATCCTGACCGGCGGCATTGCTTACAACCCCAACACCGAGAAGTACCTGAAAGAGTACCTCGGCTTCATCGCTCCCATCACCGTTTATCCCGGCGAGGATGAGCTGCTGGCCCTGTGCCAGGGCGCCCTGCGCGTGATGACCGGAGAAGAGAAGCCCATGGCGTATTGA
- a CDS encoding response regulator, with amino-acid sequence MKEGGRSVYRIAVLAEQEAERQRYAEQITRFCEAKGLFPQVMQYDDQERFFETAQKDAPTNAVIALSGVAGLNAAEHLRSLCPACRMIWCSDLDFSLHAFRLRADYFLMKPVSEEAFRQGLNAWIE; translated from the coding sequence TGGCAGAACAGGAAGCAGAGCGGCAGCGCTACGCCGAGCAAATTACCCGGTTTTGTGAAGCGAAGGGGCTGTTTCCGCAGGTCATGCAATATGACGATCAGGAACGTTTTTTTGAAACGGCGCAGAAAGATGCTCCGACCAATGCCGTCATTGCACTTTCCGGGGTGGCCGGGTTGAATGCGGCGGAGCACCTTCGTTCCTTATGCCCCGCGTGCCGGATGATCTGGTGCAGTGACCTGGATTTCTCTCTTCACGCCTTCCGGCTGCGGGCCGACTATTTCCTGATGAAGCCGGTTTCCGAAGAAGCATTCCGGCAAGGACTGAATGCCTGGATTGAATAA